In the Caldalkalibacillus salinus genome, one interval contains:
- the atpF gene encoding F0F1 ATP synthase subunit B, which translates to MLYSLFIFIVLFLLLRKFAFGPLMRMMEERQEKIADDIATAEKGRLESQRIMKEQEEALNQAKKDAQQILDNARVTSEKQADNIISAAHEETEKMKKVARAEIEREKEQALEALRAQVGSLSVMLATKVIEKELDEKQQEKLIADYLKEVGTKK; encoded by the coding sequence ATGCTTTACTCACTCTTCATTTTCATCGTATTGTTTTTACTTCTCCGCAAGTTTGCATTTGGTCCATTAATGCGCATGATGGAAGAGCGTCAAGAAAAAATAGCAGACGATATTGCCACTGCTGAAAAAGGACGTTTAGAATCTCAACGCATTATGAAGGAGCAGGAAGAAGCTTTAAATCAAGCGAAAAAAGATGCCCAACAAATTTTAGATAATGCACGAGTCACAAGTGAGAAACAAGCAGATAACATTATAAGTGCAGCACATGAAGAGACAGAGAAAATGAAAAAAGTCGCACGTGCTGAGATTGAACGGGAGAAAGAACAGGCGCTTGAGGCGTTAAGAGCTCAAGTTGGTTCACTTTCAGTGATGCTAGCAACCAAAGTAATTGAAAAAGAACTTGATGAAAAGCAACAAGAGAAGCTCATTGCAGACTATCTTAAAGAAGTAGGGACGAAGAAATGA
- the atpE gene encoding F0F1 ATP synthase subunit C gives MTGALAAAIAVGLAAIGAGVGNGLIVSKTVEGIARQPESRGVLQTTMFIGVGLVEAIPIIAVVIAFIALGQ, from the coding sequence ATGACAGGAGCATTAGCTGCAGCTATAGCAGTAGGACTTGCTGCAATTGGAGCAGGTGTAGGTAACGGTTTAATTGTGAGTAAAACAGTAGAAGGTATTGCACGTCAACCAGAATCTCGTGGGGTATTACAAACAACGATGTTTATTGGTGTCGGTCTAGTAGAGGCGATTCCGATTATTGCCGTTGTTATTGCCTTTATCGCACTTGGCCAATAA
- a CDS encoding F0F1 ATP synthase subunit delta, translated as MSAVGKRYAKALFEVAKEQDQLSVIEKELHQIDEVLADHPQFFKFLEHPQIEKEQKKEVFSAVFQGQVSKTMLQFMHLLIDRDREEALSEVQEYYVKLANKERGIEDAVVTTTKPLSDEEKQNLTAHFNHIVGREIRVHNVLDASIVGGIVVKIGDRLYDGSVTGKLNRFKRRLVTSKS; from the coding sequence ATGAGTGCAGTAGGGAAAAGATACGCAAAAGCCCTTTTTGAAGTAGCCAAAGAACAAGATCAGCTCTCAGTCATTGAGAAAGAGCTTCATCAAATTGATGAAGTGCTAGCTGATCATCCTCAATTTTTCAAGTTCTTAGAGCATCCACAAATAGAGAAAGAACAGAAGAAAGAAGTGTTTTCCGCAGTGTTCCAAGGGCAAGTGTCTAAGACGATGTTACAGTTCATGCATCTCCTCATCGATCGTGACCGTGAAGAGGCACTTTCTGAAGTTCAGGAATATTATGTTAAGCTGGCTAACAAGGAACGCGGAATAGAAGATGCAGTCGTCACAACCACCAAGCCACTATCCGATGAAGAAAAACAGAACTTAACCGCTCATTTTAACCATATCGTTGGGCGTGAAATCCGTGTTCACAACGTTCTAGACGCTAGTATCGTTGGAGGCATTGTCGTTAAAATAGGTGACCGTCTTTATGATGGAAGTGTGACTGGTAAGTTGAATCGTTTTAAACGTCGGTTAGTGACATCTAAAAGTTAA
- the atpA gene encoding F0F1 ATP synthase subunit alpha encodes MSIRPEEISSLIKKQIEQYDADLEVVDVGTVIQVGDGIARVHGLENVMAGELLEFSNGVMGMALNLEEDNVGVVILGPYTEIREGDQVKRTGRIMEVPVGEQLLGRVVDPLGQPLDGRGPLETTEYRPIESPAPGVMDRKSVHEPMQTGIKAIDSMVPIGRGQRELIIGDRQTGKTTIALDTIINQRGKDVVCVYVAIGQKQSTVAGVVEKLRQHDALDYTIVVQAGASDPAPLLFLAPYSGCSMGEYFMYNGKHVLVVYDDLTKQASAYRELSLLLKRPPGREAYPGDVFYLHSRLLERAAKLSDEKGGGSLTALPFIETQAGDVSAYIPTNVISITDGQIFLESDLFYSGVRPAVNVGLSVSRVGGSAQVKAMKKVAGTLRLDLAQYRELQAFAQFGSDLDKATAAKLNRGERTVELLKQDENKPMDVEKQVVSIYAVTKGFLDDIPVEDVGRFEEELLSYFDGNKSEILKQIRETGALPDANDLDSAIEDFKKGFTPSA; translated from the coding sequence ATGAGTATTAGACCAGAAGAAATAAGTTCTCTCATAAAGAAGCAAATAGAACAATATGATGCTGACCTTGAAGTTGTTGATGTGGGAACGGTCATTCAAGTGGGTGACGGTATCGCACGTGTTCACGGCCTAGAGAACGTTATGGCTGGTGAGCTGTTAGAGTTCAGCAACGGGGTCATGGGAATGGCATTAAACCTAGAAGAAGATAACGTGGGTGTCGTTATCTTAGGTCCATATACTGAGATTCGTGAAGGGGACCAAGTGAAGCGTACAGGACGTATCATGGAAGTGCCTGTAGGAGAACAACTTCTAGGCCGTGTTGTTGATCCACTAGGGCAACCTTTAGATGGTAGAGGACCTTTAGAAACAACGGAATATCGTCCTATTGAGTCTCCAGCACCTGGTGTTATGGATCGTAAATCCGTACATGAGCCCATGCAAACGGGGATTAAAGCCATTGACTCTATGGTCCCTATCGGAAGAGGACAACGTGAGTTAATCATCGGTGACCGCCAAACGGGTAAAACAACGATTGCGCTCGACACAATCATCAACCAAAGAGGAAAAGACGTTGTCTGTGTGTACGTTGCCATCGGCCAAAAACAATCAACCGTAGCAGGGGTTGTTGAGAAGTTACGTCAACACGACGCACTCGATTATACGATTGTTGTCCAAGCAGGGGCATCTGATCCAGCACCGCTATTATTCTTAGCGCCGTACTCAGGTTGCTCCATGGGCGAATACTTTATGTATAACGGCAAGCACGTGCTCGTTGTGTATGATGACCTCACAAAGCAGGCATCCGCTTACCGTGAGCTGTCGTTACTACTTAAAAGACCACCAGGACGCGAGGCTTACCCTGGGGATGTATTCTACCTACACTCCCGTTTACTAGAGCGTGCGGCTAAGCTTAGTGATGAAAAAGGTGGCGGGTCTCTAACGGCACTGCCATTTATTGAAACGCAAGCCGGGGACGTGTCCGCTTATATTCCAACGAACGTCATTTCTATTACGGATGGACAGATTTTCCTAGAGTCCGACCTGTTCTACTCAGGTGTACGCCCAGCCGTTAACGTAGGGTTATCCGTATCTCGTGTCGGTGGATCGGCTCAAGTTAAAGCGATGAAAAAGGTAGCAGGGACATTACGTCTTGACCTTGCGCAGTATCGTGAGCTTCAAGCGTTCGCTCAGTTTGGTTCTGATCTAGATAAAGCCACTGCAGCGAAATTGAACCGTGGGGAAAGAACCGTGGAACTATTAAAGCAAGATGAAAATAAACCGATGGACGTTGAGAAACAGGTTGTCAGCATCTACGCTGTAACCAAAGGCTTTTTAGATGACATTCCGGTTGAGGATGTCGGTCGTTTTGAAGAGGAGCTACTCTCATACTTTGACGGTAACAAGTCTGAAATCTTAAAGCAAATCCGCGAAACGGGTGCTTTACCTGATGCCAACGATTTAGATTCAGCGATTGAAGACTTCAAGAAAGGTTTTACGCCGTCTGCATAA
- the atpD gene encoding F0F1 ATP synthase subunit beta yields MSKGRIAQITGPVVDIEFERGHLPEIYNAITIPREGQDPLTVETSIHLGDSMVRCVAMSSTDGLVRGMEAEDTGAAISVPVGNGTLGRVFNVLGNAIDEQGEVKTDEKHPIHRPSPQFEDLSTADEILETGIKVVDLLAPYAKGGKIGLFGGAGVGKTVLIQELINNIAQEHGGLSVFAGVGERTREGNDLYHEMSDSGVISKTAMVFGQMNEPPGARLRVALTGLTMAEYFRDTEGQDVLLFVDNIFRFTQAGSEVSALLGRMPSAVGYQPTLATEMGQLQERITSTKKGSVTSIQAIYVPADDYTDPAPATTFAHLDATTNLERKLSEMGIYPAVDPLASTSRILSPAVVGEEHYEVARGVQQILQRYNELQDIIAILGMDELSDEDKLTVARARKIQKFLSQPFHVAEQFTNIPGKYVPVKETVRSFKEILDGKHDDLPEDAFYLVGTIEDAIEKAKDM; encoded by the coding sequence ATGAGTAAGGGACGCATAGCCCAAATTACGGGCCCAGTTGTAGATATAGAGTTTGAACGTGGCCATCTTCCTGAAATCTACAATGCGATCACGATTCCTCGTGAAGGTCAGGATCCGTTAACTGTTGAAACATCAATACACCTAGGCGACAGTATGGTTCGCTGTGTTGCGATGTCATCGACGGATGGACTTGTCCGTGGAATGGAAGCTGAAGATACGGGTGCGGCCATATCTGTACCAGTCGGAAATGGAACGCTTGGTCGTGTTTTTAACGTACTAGGGAACGCGATTGACGAGCAGGGAGAAGTGAAGACGGATGAGAAGCACCCCATTCATCGTCCTTCACCTCAATTTGAAGATCTATCCACTGCTGATGAAATCTTAGAGACAGGTATTAAGGTTGTAGACCTTCTTGCACCTTACGCAAAGGGGGGTAAGATCGGTCTATTCGGTGGTGCCGGTGTTGGTAAGACCGTTCTTATTCAGGAGCTTATTAATAACATCGCACAAGAACACGGTGGCTTATCCGTTTTCGCGGGCGTTGGAGAACGGACACGTGAAGGGAATGACCTTTACCACGAGATGAGTGATTCCGGGGTTATCTCCAAAACAGCGATGGTATTCGGACAGATGAACGAGCCACCAGGGGCACGTTTACGTGTTGCACTGACAGGTCTAACGATGGCGGAATACTTCCGTGATACAGAAGGCCAGGATGTCCTTCTATTCGTTGATAACATCTTCCGCTTTACACAGGCAGGTTCTGAGGTATCCGCCTTATTAGGACGTATGCCTTCAGCCGTTGGTTACCAGCCAACATTGGCCACTGAGATGGGTCAATTGCAGGAGCGTATTACTTCAACGAAGAAAGGTTCCGTTACATCCATCCAAGCCATCTATGTACCAGCGGATGACTATACTGACCCAGCACCTGCAACAACATTCGCTCACTTAGATGCCACAACGAACTTAGAGCGTAAATTGTCTGAGATGGGGATTTACCCAGCGGTGGACCCACTCGCGTCAACCTCTCGTATTCTCTCTCCAGCAGTTGTAGGAGAAGAGCATTATGAGGTAGCCCGTGGCGTTCAGCAGATCTTACAACGTTATAACGAACTGCAAGATATCATCGCCATCCTAGGTATGGATGAACTCTCTGATGAGGACAAGCTTACAGTTGCACGTGCGCGTAAAATTCAGAAGTTCTTGTCTCAACCGTTCCACGTTGCAGAGCAGTTTACAAACATACCAGGTAAATACGTACCTGTTAAGGAGACTGTCCGTAGCTTCAAGGAGATCCTAGATGGTAAACATGATGATCTTCCAGAAGATGCGTTCTACCTCGTAGGTACGATTGAAGATGCGATTGAAAAAGCGAAGGACATGTAA
- the atpG gene encoding ATP synthase F1 subunit gamma: protein MAKGTKEIKRRIRSVQSTRQITKAMKMVAAAKLRRAQEGAESSRPYSEKIKEVISSIAAGTKDFSHPMLESRPVKKTGYLVITSDRGLAGGYNANILRLVSNTIKERHQSKDEYMVFVIGKKGRDYFRKRDIPVVKEVTGISDNPTLSEIKEISSTAINMFADETFDELKLFYNQFISAIQQTPVEKQLLPLASEEVITESTTQYEFEPSSEAVLEELLPKYAETLVYSALLDAKASEYGARMTAMGSATDNASDIIDSLQLEFNRARQAAITQEISEIVAGANAQS from the coding sequence GTGGCTAAAGGGACAAAAGAGATCAAGCGTCGGATCCGCAGTGTACAAAGCACACGCCAAATCACAAAGGCGATGAAAATGGTTGCCGCCGCTAAGTTACGCCGTGCCCAAGAGGGAGCCGAAAGCTCTCGACCTTACTCGGAGAAAATCAAAGAAGTGATCTCTAGTATAGCGGCAGGGACAAAGGATTTTTCCCACCCTATGTTAGAGAGCAGACCCGTTAAAAAAACAGGCTATCTTGTCATTACCTCTGACCGTGGATTAGCAGGAGGCTATAATGCCAATATCCTTAGACTTGTTTCTAATACGATTAAAGAGCGCCATCAATCTAAAGATGAATACATGGTCTTTGTGATCGGGAAGAAGGGTCGAGACTATTTCCGCAAGCGGGATATCCCCGTAGTGAAGGAAGTGACTGGAATAAGTGACAATCCAACGCTTTCTGAAATAAAAGAGATCTCCAGTACGGCGATCAATATGTTCGCTGACGAAACATTTGACGAATTGAAGCTATTTTATAATCAATTTATCAGTGCCATCCAGCAGACGCCTGTAGAAAAGCAATTACTGCCGCTTGCATCAGAGGAAGTCATCACGGAATCAACGACACAGTATGAATTCGAACCTTCTAGTGAAGCGGTGCTCGAAGAGCTTCTGCCAAAGTACGCAGAAACGCTCGTCTATAGTGCGCTTCTAGATGCTAAGGCCAGTGAGTATGGAGCAAGGATGACGGCTATGGGAAGTGCAACAGATAATGCATCTGACATTATCGACTCACTTCAGCTTGAGTTTAACCGTGCTCGACAGGCTGCTATCACACAAGAAATCTCCGAGATCGTTGCTGGTGCGAATGCACAGAGTTAG